In the Candidatus Zixiibacteriota bacterium genome, one interval contains:
- a CDS encoding TolC family protein: MVRLCSFLLIGLACTILLGSTLSAETETPVRFRVGYFETGLHPVHELLRQEFERQLRILSPEHIEILFVPHGYGNGDWKRDSCQTLARNLSATKGIDLMVTIGPWVVEDLLTAGYAGPILAMRQLDPRAAGFVGADGRPVVDNLTVHFQPDKIESDIVMLARLVPLKKLGLLFFPTDSAEQVAVTNRVERLGQQMGFEMVTTEGYDNNGTYAYFKALNGLPDDVDAVYLGPLWGMDNTKIPAFLGRLSNAGTPAFTWEGKLLIDHGAFATASAYGVVSEARFNALKAIRIARGETPADLPVVFRSGTALAINEETAHLCGINIPSMVREEADILPAPTPEEAEFYDLMTAISRVLSGNPNYLATSDGVTGAAHASRETLAAYLPQIDLTAKAGRLDRNTVANTVEPLSRTQYGADLSLSQTIFSWERIKAIKLASQEKDLSEIDRRRLRLDLEQAVVEAYVALLQAEDLYRIQLRYRQVVEHNLELTAIRFHREDETKLGDFIRWKDERQKAIVRTLAAETQKKTAGIMLSVLFNLPLDQSLRLDTAVVADEKIYRDRDLFEGLLNIPGKLSQFQQSLVNTARSHHPVLQTYLAQMSIQESRLALNRSRYLPNLELRATLSLTDQLEDTPDLSSEHHGTWSVFGTLTLPLFEGTGRIHRRSRLKAELSEMEFQADGAMLELTGKIHSLVGQLISTARALPRSHRSRELAVQNLGLTSDDYESGRIEIAGMLEAYRHALDTEINSITTRGQYLQIMAELIHAVGWSAQEEGHTFHTLFRHELEQVLRE; the protein is encoded by the coding sequence ATGGTGCGACTTTGCAGTTTTCTGTTGATTGGTCTGGCCTGTACAATTCTACTGGGATCAACCCTGTCTGCCGAGACGGAGACGCCGGTTCGTTTTCGAGTCGGGTACTTTGAGACCGGGTTGCATCCGGTTCACGAATTGTTACGTCAGGAATTCGAGCGTCAACTACGGATACTGTCTCCCGAACACATAGAGATACTGTTTGTGCCTCACGGATATGGTAATGGCGACTGGAAAAGGGACAGCTGTCAAACACTGGCGAGAAATCTGTCGGCCACAAAGGGAATCGACCTGATGGTGACGATCGGCCCCTGGGTAGTCGAGGATTTGCTGACGGCCGGTTACGCCGGCCCCATCCTGGCCATGAGACAACTCGACCCGAGAGCAGCCGGTTTCGTTGGTGCCGATGGGCGTCCTGTGGTTGATAACCTGACAGTTCATTTCCAACCCGACAAGATCGAGAGTGACATTGTCATGCTGGCTCGGTTGGTGCCCCTGAAAAAACTCGGCCTGCTCTTCTTCCCGACCGACAGTGCCGAACAGGTTGCGGTTACCAACCGGGTCGAAAGGCTCGGACAACAGATGGGTTTTGAGATGGTTACGACCGAGGGTTACGACAACAATGGCACCTATGCCTACTTCAAAGCTCTCAACGGGCTTCCCGACGATGTCGATGCTGTTTACCTCGGTCCCTTATGGGGTATGGATAATACAAAAATACCTGCCTTCCTTGGTCGGCTCTCCAATGCCGGGACTCCGGCCTTTACCTGGGAGGGCAAACTGTTGATAGATCATGGCGCTTTTGCGACTGCCTCCGCCTACGGTGTTGTCTCTGAAGCACGTTTCAATGCCCTCAAAGCAATCAGAATTGCCAGAGGAGAAACGCCGGCCGACCTGCCGGTAGTATTTCGTAGCGGCACTGCGCTGGCAATAAACGAAGAAACCGCTCATCTCTGCGGGATTAATATCCCGAGTATGGTTCGCGAAGAAGCTGACATCCTTCCCGCACCCACACCGGAGGAGGCTGAGTTTTACGATCTAATGACAGCTATCAGCCGCGTTCTGAGTGGCAACCCAAATTACCTCGCAACCTCAGATGGCGTAACCGGTGCTGCTCACGCGTCTCGTGAAACGTTGGCCGCCTATCTACCGCAGATCGACTTGACAGCTAAGGCAGGTCGGCTGGATCGCAATACTGTCGCCAACACCGTCGAACCTCTGAGTCGTACGCAGTATGGCGCTGATCTCAGTCTCAGCCAGACCATTTTCTCCTGGGAACGAATCAAAGCGATCAAACTCGCCTCACAGGAAAAGGACCTCTCCGAGATTGATCGTCGTCGACTTCGTCTCGATCTCGAACAAGCAGTCGTCGAGGCATATGTAGCACTTTTGCAGGCCGAGGACCTTTACCGGATTCAGCTTCGCTATCGCCAGGTAGTCGAGCACAACCTTGAGCTCACCGCTATCAGATTCCACCGGGAGGATGAGACAAAACTAGGAGATTTCATCCGCTGGAAGGATGAGCGACAAAAGGCAATCGTCCGTACTCTGGCTGCGGAGACACAGAAGAAGACAGCCGGTATCATGTTAAGCGTACTATTTAATCTACCTCTCGATCAGTCCCTGCGGCTCGATACGGCTGTCGTGGCAGACGAGAAGATTTACCGCGACCGTGATCTCTTTGAAGGGCTACTGAACATACCGGGCAAGCTATCGCAGTTTCAGCAATCCCTGGTCAATACTGCACGAAGCCATCATCCGGTTCTGCAGACCTATCTGGCGCAAATGAGTATCCAGGAATCACGATTGGCCCTGAACCGAAGCCGATACCTTCCCAATCTGGAACTGAGAGCAACCTTGAGTCTCACTGATCAATTGGAAGATACTCCCGATTTATCTTCGGAACACCACGGCACCTGGTCGGTTTTCGGCACCTTGACGCTGCCTTTGTTTGAAGGAACTGGCCGGATTCACAGACGGTCGAGACTTAAAGCAGAATTGAGCGAGATGGAGTTTCAGGCCGATGGCGCTATGCTGGAATTGACAGGTAAGATACATTCGCTGGTCGGACAGTTGATCTCAACCGCAAGAGCTCTTCCCCGTAGCCATCGATCTCGCGAACTGGCCGTACAGAATCTTGGCCTTACTTCAGATGATTATGAGTCGGGGCGCATCGAGATCGCCGGGATGCTGGAGGCATATCGTCACGCCCTTGACACTGAAATCAACTCAATCACGACTCGGGGACAGTACCTCCAGATCAT
- a CDS encoding thrombospondin type 3 repeat-containing protein, giving the protein MRNTRIISVLLAMIFLVVSSLVANAVTIHVPSEQPTIQQSINAAVSGDMEPITPANYPVSTPSTVYQNEQQIEVCPTDSNIVIAVWRDFRLGYRQIGIGRSTDGGNTWTDSLIRTDFQVFEWQSNPAMAVDAEGNFYISYLDADSTSAQAGRRDSSHITLIKSIDQGYSWTGPVTVVDTIGNYFEDKPLMTVDRTGGSNHGNIYLAWFRSDLQGGGSRTIFARSVDGGASFDTVSLDTYIGFAQPIVGSDGSVYIFGNGYIYEPFHEAEMVAKSTDGGQTFNSPEAIALSDGEFGIIDGNVGVFTGPTATADISGGPYDGYIYVAFASKDVTNSTYYDYNIEFVRSTDNGQTWSEKVFVNDDLTGPGAMYDQFHPWLVCNEEGNLAIIFYDQRTDTANHTKFDLFAAYSFDGGQTFSTNHRISDTSVDPSLFVTKEDFAFGIEHSGNESDIATSPAGGGGLSDYIGCTIFKDHINAVWTDTRIGRPSIYGANWILPLLQPRLISPLNGDSVPSEFPRFNWSTAWKLDDDHYRVEVAEDSLFTALVFVGEADSSSLLQSGSPLIADETYYWRVKAFKLSTSDSSDYSLIRIFTALQCVDSDGDGYGDPGYPGNICSVDNCPSTTNPDQIDTDSDTVGDLCDNCPLQANIGQEDIDLDGVGDACDNCPDSVNTNQSDVDGDTFGDACDNCPDDPNPDQIDTNGDGIGDVCCCIGLRGNVDYVLPDEINIADLTYLVAYLFTGGPPSECEKETDIDGNGEINIGDLTYLVSYLFTGGPAPVACP; this is encoded by the coding sequence ATGCGCAACACCCGTATAATATCAGTTCTGCTCGCAATGATATTCCTGGTTGTTTCATCTCTGGTGGCCAATGCGGTCACGATTCACGTCCCGTCAGAACAGCCCACGATTCAGCAGAGTATTAATGCCGCGGTGAGTGGAGATATGGAGCCGATAACACCGGCAAACTACCCGGTGTCCACACCCTCAACGGTATATCAGAATGAACAGCAAATAGAGGTCTGCCCCACCGATAGCAACATTGTCATAGCTGTTTGGCGCGACTTCCGGCTGGGATACCGACAGATTGGCATAGGTCGCTCAACCGATGGCGGCAACACATGGACTGATTCGCTGATAAGGACTGATTTCCAGGTTTTTGAATGGCAGTCCAACCCGGCCATGGCTGTAGATGCTGAGGGCAACTTCTATATCAGCTACCTTGACGCCGATTCTACCTCAGCCCAGGCAGGTCGGCGTGATTCCTCCCACATCACTTTGATCAAATCTATAGACCAGGGCTACAGCTGGACCGGTCCGGTGACCGTTGTTGATACAATCGGGAACTACTTCGAAGACAAGCCATTGATGACTGTCGACAGGACCGGCGGTTCAAATCACGGGAACATATACCTCGCCTGGTTTCGGTCTGACCTGCAGGGTGGAGGTTCACGGACCATTTTCGCTCGTTCGGTCGACGGTGGCGCCAGCTTTGATACGGTCTCCCTGGACACCTACATAGGCTTTGCGCAACCGATAGTCGGCAGCGACGGTTCAGTCTATATTTTCGGTAATGGATATATCTACGAACCGTTCCACGAAGCGGAGATGGTTGCCAAGTCAACAGATGGAGGACAAACGTTTAACAGCCCCGAAGCAATCGCCCTGTCCGACGGCGAATTTGGCATCATCGACGGTAATGTAGGAGTGTTTACCGGACCCACTGCGACGGCCGATATCAGTGGTGGTCCTTATGATGGTTATATTTATGTTGCTTTTGCTTCCAAGGACGTCACCAACAGCACATATTACGATTACAACATTGAGTTCGTTCGTTCCACGGACAATGGGCAAACATGGTCAGAGAAGGTTTTCGTCAATGACGACTTGACAGGTCCGGGGGCGATGTACGATCAGTTTCACCCCTGGCTGGTTTGTAATGAAGAAGGTAACCTTGCAATTATATTCTATGACCAACGGACTGATACCGCCAATCATACGAAGTTTGATCTCTTCGCCGCCTATTCGTTCGACGGAGGACAAACATTCAGCACCAATCATCGCATTTCCGACACTTCTGTTGATCCCAGTCTATTTGTAACAAAAGAGGACTTCGCTTTCGGAATCGAACACTCGGGGAACGAATCTGATATTGCGACTTCCCCCGCCGGTGGCGGTGGGCTGTCGGATTATATCGGCTGTACCATATTCAAGGATCATATCAATGCCGTCTGGACCGATACCAGAATAGGCAGGCCAAGTATCTACGGCGCGAACTGGATATTACCACTTCTTCAGCCGCGGTTGATCAGTCCACTAAACGGTGACTCAGTTCCCTCTGAGTTCCCACGATTCAACTGGTCTACAGCATGGAAACTTGACGACGATCACTACCGAGTAGAAGTAGCCGAGGATTCACTTTTTACTGCACTTGTCTTTGTTGGTGAAGCAGATTCCAGCAGCTTGTTACAATCTGGAAGCCCGCTTATAGCTGACGAGACGTATTACTGGCGCGTCAAGGCGTTCAAATTATCAACAAGTGACTCGTCAGATTACTCCCTCATTAGGATCTTTACTGCCTTGCAGTGTGTGGACTCTGACGGTGATGGCTACGGCGACCCTGGCTATCCTGGCAATATCTGTTCGGTTGATAACTGCCCGTCAACAACTAACCCGGACCAAATCGACACAGACAGCGACACGGTTGGCGACCTGTGTGACAATTGCCCGTTGCAAGCGAACATTGGTCAGGAAGATATCGACTTGGATGGGGTTGGCGATGCCTGTGATAACTGCCCCGATTCAGTCAATACTAATCAGTCTGACGTAGATGGCGACACGTTCGGCGATGCATGTGACAACTGTCCGGACGATCCCAATCCGGATCAGATCGATACAAATGGCGATGGAATTGGAGATGTATGCTGCTGCATCGGCCTGCGTGGCAATGTCGACTACGTATTGCCCGATGAAATCAACATCGCTGATCTGACTTACCTTGTAGCGTACTTATTCACTGGTGGTCCACCGTCAGAATGCGAAAAAGAGACTGATATAGACGGCAATGGCGAGATCAATATTGGCGACCTGACCTATCTGGTTTCGTACTTGTTCACGGGAGGACCCGCCCCGGTAGCGTGCCCGTAG